The Chitinophaga flava genome has a segment encoding these proteins:
- the lepB gene encoding signal peptidase I: MKLFFWKRKGAGGVQKKKSKIREWVDAVIFAVVVATLLRTFIFEAFMIPSGSMERTLLINDYLFVSKISYGPRIPMTPLAWPFTNHTLPFTKRTKAFSTAIQWPYMRLPGFSHISRNDVIVFNYPCGDTVLYSKFGNDEDYYPQKRNLHPDSLKKFYGDPFYRPVDKRETWIKRCVGISGDTILIADGKLYVNGKPGFIPPNSLSGYQVKTRSGKPFGDKEEHALSLDPGHGMGMDSSTCSTYLTYNLTLDNVKTIRKWGDTINPDKKLRVRNSIFPADPDKYPWSEDVFGPVYVPKKGATVQLDTCVLPFYRRVIETYENNKLVVKGDKIFINGQETTSYTFKMNYYWMMGDNRHESIDSRFWGFLPEDHLIGKAWIIWFSYHKDYKERYIRWNRFFSLIK, encoded by the coding sequence ATGAAGCTATTTTTCTGGAAGAGAAAAGGAGCTGGAGGCGTTCAGAAAAAAAAATCGAAGATAAGGGAGTGGGTGGATGCTGTTATATTTGCCGTAGTAGTGGCTACACTGCTCAGGACTTTTATCTTTGAGGCTTTTATGATCCCCAGCGGTTCTATGGAAAGGACCCTTTTAATCAATGATTATCTTTTTGTAAGTAAAATCAGCTATGGTCCTCGTATTCCCATGACCCCGCTGGCATGGCCTTTTACAAATCATACCCTGCCTTTCACCAAACGAACGAAAGCCTTTTCCACTGCGATACAATGGCCTTACATGCGATTGCCCGGTTTTAGTCATATCAGCCGTAATGATGTGATTGTGTTTAATTACCCTTGCGGCGATACGGTATTGTATAGCAAATTTGGTAATGACGAAGATTATTATCCTCAAAAGCGTAATCTTCATCCGGATTCCCTGAAGAAGTTTTATGGCGACCCTTTCTATCGTCCGGTAGATAAACGGGAAACCTGGATTAAACGCTGTGTAGGCATCAGCGGAGATACTATCCTGATAGCAGACGGGAAACTTTACGTGAATGGTAAGCCAGGATTCATTCCACCCAATTCACTTTCCGGCTACCAGGTAAAAACAAGGTCCGGTAAGCCTTTCGGCGATAAAGAAGAGCATGCCCTCAGCCTGGACCCCGGGCATGGTATGGGAATGGACTCTTCCACATGTTCCACCTATTTAACCTATAACCTAACGCTTGATAACGTAAAAACGATCCGTAAATGGGGAGACACGATCAACCCTGACAAGAAATTGCGTGTCCGCAACAGTATCTTCCCTGCAGATCCGGATAAATATCCCTGGAGTGAGGATGTCTTCGGGCCTGTGTATGTTCCTAAAAAAGGAGCGACCGTTCAACTGGATACCTGTGTGCTGCCATTTTACAGACGCGTCATTGAAACTTATGAAAACAACAAACTGGTAGTAAAAGGAGACAAAATATTCATCAACGGACAGGAAACTACATCTTATACTTTTAAGATGAATTATTACTGGATGATGGGCGATAACCGGCATGAGTCCATCGATTCCCGGTTCTGGGGATTTCTACCCGAAGACCATCTGATCGGCAAGGCCTGGATAATTTGGTTTAGTTATCATAAAGACTATAAGGAACGTTATATCCGATGGAACAGGTTTTTTTCGCTTATCAAATAA
- a CDS encoding MFS transporter produces MKNVMQPSIKRKDGLMNSTLVLLMAVTCGMVVANIYYNQPLLLMIAETFRVSEGKVSVIATITQVGYTLGLFFVVPLGDKTERRKLILWKLAGAVISMLMAAVAVNYYMMVAASLLIGFFSAVPQLLLPMAATLAPDEARGKIVGKVMSGLLIGILLSRTLSGLIGAHLGWRAVFLIGAAIMIILLMVLYRKLPPDPPVFSGSYGSLMRSLFSLIKNFPPLRQAAITSFLMFGAFSIFWTTLVFLLEGAPFFYKSDAVGMFGLIGACGALAAPMAGKSADRKGPQFAIRLGIIATLVSFVIMGASATSLAGLIAGVILLDIGMQVTHISNQSKVFALLPAARSRLNTVYMSSAFSGGAIGSLLGAQVWSHWHWTGVCFLGGTFVMIALLLNLQQQKK; encoded by the coding sequence ATGAAAAATGTGATGCAGCCGTCCATCAAAAGGAAGGACGGCCTGATGAACAGCACCCTGGTGTTGTTGATGGCAGTCACCTGTGGAATGGTAGTAGCCAATATTTATTACAATCAGCCACTGTTACTGATGATCGCGGAAACATTTCGCGTGAGTGAAGGAAAAGTAAGTGTCATAGCCACGATCACACAGGTGGGTTATACGCTGGGATTGTTTTTTGTAGTGCCGCTGGGCGATAAAACAGAAAGACGCAAACTGATATTATGGAAGCTTGCAGGAGCAGTAATCAGTATGTTGATGGCAGCTGTTGCAGTCAACTACTACATGATGGTAGCAGCCAGCCTGCTGATAGGATTTTTTTCTGCTGTCCCGCAGCTGTTGCTGCCTATGGCCGCTACGCTGGCGCCGGATGAAGCCCGCGGAAAAATAGTAGGTAAGGTGATGAGCGGCCTGTTGATAGGTATTTTGTTGTCGCGCACCCTGAGTGGCCTGATAGGAGCACACCTGGGCTGGAGGGCCGTATTCCTGATCGGAGCTGCAATAATGATTATCTTATTAATGGTACTGTATCGTAAGCTGCCGCCGGACCCACCTGTTTTCTCTGGCAGCTATGGTAGCCTGATGCGGTCACTGTTCTCGCTGATAAAAAACTTTCCTCCGCTGCGGCAGGCTGCCATAACCAGTTTCTTGATGTTTGGCGCCTTCAGCATATTCTGGACAACGCTTGTTTTTTTGCTGGAAGGAGCTCCATTTTTTTATAAAAGCGATGCCGTAGGCATGTTTGGACTGATAGGTGCCTGTGGTGCGCTGGCAGCACCCATGGCCGGAAAATCAGCCGACCGCAAGGGACCGCAGTTTGCAATCAGACTGGGTATTATCGCTACGCTGGTATCGTTTGTGATCATGGGGGCATCTGCTACTTCACTCGCCGGACTCATCGCAGGTGTTATACTGCTCGATATAGGCATGCAGGTGACACATATCTCCAATCAATCAAAAGTATTTGCCTTATTGCCCGCAGCCCGCAGCCGGCTTAATACGGTTTATATGTCGAGCGCCTTCTCTGGCGGCGCCATCGGATCTTTACTGGGCGCCCAGGTATGGAGCCACTGGCACTGGACGGGTGTATGTTTCCTGGGAGGAACCTTTGTAATGATCGCCCTTCTTCTCAATCTGCAACAACAAAAAAAATAA
- a CDS encoding helix-turn-helix domain-containing protein — protein MLPTFGIEKIFNLPYRQEDFRMIQHQPINQPVIEEAHKHDFFMLLMVEKGSGTHTIDFHDYKVSNYTVFFLAPGQAHQWHLSRNTTGYQVMFAGGFMLHKGPLWPFFTPSAPPLLKLTIAQYEQLATELRLMSAETAANITQHRLQIILLLLQRWYASAYPSETAASGHRLINRFLQLLEKHYAQHSEVSYYAAKLHVTASYLNLVCKKESSTTAGEYIRERLLLEAKRLLTLTDMDIKEIAFSLGFNDTSYFSRFFRKYTGQTPVNFRRQI, from the coding sequence TTGTTACCTACTTTCGGCATAGAAAAAATATTTAATCTTCCCTACAGACAGGAAGATTTCAGAATGATACAGCATCAGCCTATCAACCAGCCTGTGATTGAGGAAGCGCACAAACATGATTTTTTTATGTTGCTGATGGTGGAAAAAGGTAGTGGTACCCATACTATCGACTTCCATGATTATAAGGTAAGTAACTACACCGTTTTTTTTCTGGCACCCGGGCAGGCCCATCAGTGGCATCTCTCCAGGAATACGACTGGTTATCAGGTGATGTTTGCAGGTGGGTTTATGCTGCATAAAGGGCCATTATGGCCTTTTTTCACGCCTTCCGCGCCGCCATTGCTCAAACTCACCATTGCGCAGTATGAACAGCTGGCCACCGAATTACGGCTGATGTCTGCTGAAACCGCCGCCAATATTACACAACACCGGTTACAAATAATACTCTTACTCCTGCAACGCTGGTATGCCAGTGCTTATCCATCGGAAACAGCGGCCTCCGGCCACCGGCTCATCAACCGGTTCCTGCAGCTCCTGGAAAAACATTACGCTCAGCATAGCGAAGTCAGCTACTATGCCGCCAAACTACATGTAACAGCCAGCTACCTGAATCTGGTATGCAAAAAAGAATCTTCCACCACCGCCGGTGAATACATCCGCGAACGACTGCTGCTGGAAGCTAAACGCCTGCTTACCCTCACTGATATGGATATCAAGGAGATCGCTTTCTCCCTCGGCTTCAACGATACCTCCTATTTTTCGCGCTTCTTCCGGAAATATACCGGACAGACACCGGTCAATTTCCGTCGGCAGATCTAA
- a CDS encoding YheT family hydrolase, giving the protein MPVANQSDYKPPFLLRNRHMVTIYPSLFRKIRPADYQRRRITTRDGDFLDLDFSEKGSDRIVVILHGLEGDSTRKYVLGMVHIFNGAGFDTVSMNFRGCSGEPNKLLRFYHSGETGDLHSVVQYLLSLGKYKSIHLVGFSLGGNVTLKYVGEQGTGIAPEIRSAVAISVPVDLKSSSAELEKRHNIVYMQRFIRNLEEKLRLKQQQYPNDINLEGYNNIRSFRQFDDRYTGPMHGFRDALHYWEQCSSRRYLHQISIPTLLINAKDDPFLGSDCFPYEIANASNTFFLETPLYGGHVGFVRFNKEFYWSEQRALDFIKQYI; this is encoded by the coding sequence GTGCCAGTAGCTAATCAGTCCGACTATAAGCCGCCTTTTTTATTACGAAACCGTCATATGGTGACGATCTATCCTTCTTTGTTCCGGAAGATCAGGCCGGCTGATTATCAGCGTCGGCGGATTACTACACGGGACGGGGATTTTCTGGATCTGGATTTCAGTGAAAAAGGAAGCGACCGGATAGTAGTGATATTGCATGGGCTGGAAGGGGACTCTACCCGGAAATATGTATTGGGAATGGTACATATTTTTAATGGGGCAGGCTTTGATACTGTATCCATGAATTTCAGAGGTTGCAGTGGGGAGCCTAACAAATTGCTGCGCTTTTATCATAGCGGGGAAACGGGCGATCTGCACAGTGTGGTGCAGTATCTTCTTTCACTGGGAAAATATAAATCCATTCATCTGGTGGGCTTTTCCCTGGGAGGAAATGTGACCCTCAAATACGTAGGAGAACAAGGGACTGGTATTGCTCCGGAAATCAGGTCGGCAGTAGCCATTTCAGTGCCGGTAGACCTGAAAAGCAGTTCTGCAGAGCTGGAGAAGCGGCATAATATCGTTTATATGCAGCGGTTCATTCGGAACCTGGAGGAGAAACTAAGGCTTAAACAACAGCAGTATCCCAACGACATCAACCTGGAGGGTTACAACAATATCCGGAGTTTCAGACAATTTGACGACCGCTATACCGGCCCTATGCATGGGTTCCGGGATGCACTGCATTACTGGGAGCAATGCAGCTCCCGGCGTTATCTGCACCAGATCAGTATTCCCACCCTGCTGATCAATGCTAAAGATGATCCGTTTCTGGGATCGGACTGTTTCCCTTACGAAATAGCTAACGCCAGCAATACGTTTTTTCTGGAAACTCCGTTATATGGCGGACATGTGGGCTTTGTCCGGTTCAATAAAGAATTTTACTGGTCAGAACAGCGGGCCCTGGACTTCATAAAGCAGTACATATAA
- a CDS encoding FecR family protein, translating into MTTNRDQIRILFKEQLTGALSESAAQQLEQLLQEDPAAREEWAALQEQETTLTTMDTRRRRNATELTPDTGTARPHRIISRQWFAWAAAALLLLIAAGSYFIYHTHQHVPGDRQISRNYVPVKATVQLLIPGRTSLALTGDSAVQIWQEREVRLYNDAGLLRYSGLSRGYGLNTLLVPAGADYRLILSDSTEIWLNASSRLRFPFNFSGNKREVYLEGEAWFKVNANAEHPFEVHTPNTTVTVLGTTLNINTYDDERVRVSLIEGAVNVKGTTDEVVTLKAGTESVYGDYNGIRTAPFDTTEVLSWMKGVSVYQDKKLKELKPMLERWFGVQIIFDKPEIAHITTSGQLEKNKLTAFLHHLETTSRIRYYFSGNELHFNLP; encoded by the coding sequence ATGACCACCAACCGCGATCAAATACGGATATTGTTCAAAGAACAGCTTACGGGCGCCCTTTCGGAGTCTGCTGCACAGCAGCTGGAGCAGCTGCTTCAGGAGGACCCTGCTGCCCGTGAAGAGTGGGCTGCCCTGCAGGAACAGGAGACAACACTGACAACCATGGATACGCGGCGCAGAAGGAATGCTACGGAACTGACTCCAGATACGGGGACTGCCCGGCCGCATCGGATCATTTCCCGCCAGTGGTTTGCCTGGGCGGCAGCCGCATTACTGTTGCTGATCGCTGCCGGTAGTTATTTTATCTATCACACTCACCAGCATGTTCCGGGAGACAGGCAGATTTCCCGCAATTATGTGCCTGTCAAGGCCACTGTACAGCTGCTGATTCCGGGAAGGACTTCACTGGCCCTCACCGGAGATAGTGCCGTACAGATATGGCAGGAAAGAGAGGTACGCCTGTACAACGATGCCGGCTTACTCCGATACAGCGGCTTGTCCAGGGGTTATGGACTAAATACACTGTTGGTGCCCGCTGGTGCTGATTACCGTCTTATCTTGTCGGATAGCACGGAGATATGGCTGAATGCCTCTTCCCGCCTACGTTTCCCGTTCAATTTCTCCGGTAATAAAAGAGAGGTATATCTGGAAGGAGAAGCCTGGTTTAAAGTAAACGCCAACGCAGAACATCCTTTTGAAGTACATACGCCCAATACTACTGTTACCGTGCTGGGTACCACTTTAAATATCAATACCTACGACGATGAAAGAGTACGGGTGTCTCTGATAGAAGGTGCCGTCAATGTAAAAGGTACCACCGATGAAGTCGTGACGCTGAAAGCCGGTACTGAATCGGTATACGGCGATTACAACGGTATACGTACCGCCCCCTTCGATACTACGGAAGTGCTGAGCTGGATGAAAGGTGTCTCTGTTTATCAGGATAAAAAATTAAAAGAGCTGAAACCCATGCTGGAACGCTGGTTTGGCGTACAGATAATCTTTGATAAACCTGAAATAGCCCACATCACAACCTCCGGTCAACTGGAAAAAAATAAATTAACAGCTTTCCTGCACCATCTCGAAACAACCAGTCGTATCCGCTATTATTTCTCCGGTAACGAATTACACTTTAACCTGCCCTAA
- a CDS encoding TetR/AcrR family transcriptional regulator has translation MRPRDENKATQLKQTAISMIVRDGIEEFGVNKLAKAVGVSPGTIYIYFKDKEALLLTLCEEVSATMLESSLKDLHPGMPFEAGMRLQWKNRYHFSQKHPELVAFIEKVRYTYVYESIEEKLTATYGKLLGAFIKKAIADKALAEMPFEVYWSLAFAPLYQLISFSRQQGDRKRKFVLTDTVLEKALARVLKGLKP, from the coding sequence ATGAGACCAAGGGATGAAAACAAAGCTACCCAGTTAAAGCAGACAGCCATCAGCATGATTGTGCGGGATGGCATCGAGGAATTTGGTGTAAACAAACTCGCCAAAGCGGTAGGGGTATCGCCTGGTACCATCTATATCTATTTTAAAGATAAGGAAGCATTGTTGCTGACACTTTGTGAAGAAGTAAGTGCCACTATGCTGGAGTCAAGCCTGAAAGACCTGCATCCCGGAATGCCCTTTGAAGCTGGCATGCGGCTGCAGTGGAAAAACCGTTACCACTTTTCCCAAAAACATCCCGAACTGGTGGCGTTCATCGAAAAAGTACGCTATACCTATGTGTATGAATCTATTGAGGAAAAACTGACTGCCACCTATGGCAAGTTGCTGGGTGCTTTTATTAAAAAAGCGATAGCAGATAAAGCACTGGCGGAAATGCCATTTGAAGTCTACTGGTCACTGGCATTTGCACCTTTATACCAGCTGATTAGTTTCAGCCGGCAACAAGGTGATCGCAAACGGAAGTTTGTACTGACAGACACTGTGCTCGAAAAAGCGCTGGCGCGTGTGCTGAAGGGCCTGAAACCATAA
- a CDS encoding HelD family protein produces the protein MCLITEQEEREHLEVIKSGITQTIQAGQQLAKRKAAELLEQKTYLRDNKEEKAILHQSVTQMAGSGEAALAKVKQLQRLLQTPYFGRIDFKEKEHTSAQPVYIGVCALKDPDSHSNLVYDWRAPVSSMFYDFETGTAFYQAPAGERKGEITLKRQYRIKDGQLEFMIDTAAHIYDELLQRELSNRSDEKMKNIVATIQKDQHAVIREEEAPVLVIQGVAGSGKTSIALHRIAFLLYKHRENISSNDILILSPNKIFSDYISNVLPELGEENIPETSIGRLVNELLNNKYVFQTLFEQTSTLMENKDAGLSERTNFKSSFDFLHSLNEYAVYLNNHFFQPEALPVGRYLIPSTVVAEQYASYHRLPLLKRIPETAGAIVRYLQYKHGYEATAADKSLIKKALTAMSGSTNVLQLYKAFFTWCGKPGLFKMLPGKVLEHPDAFGLAYLSICLEGVRHNRKVKHLLIDEMQDYIPVQYAIISKLFSCKLTLLGDINQSLNPAGKMGLDIFKKLFPQSQQVKLNKSYRSTFEIICFAQQIAPNSELIPVERHGKVPGIYIEKDPAAEVTRIHTLIMEFAKNNSYKSLAIICKTEKEAAAMMETLTHLRVPVSLLTAASNKFTDGVMVISAHLAKGLEFDKVIIPMVTEKNYQTDMDRSMLYIACTRAMHELDITCSGRIAACLQVL, from the coding sequence ATGTGTTTAATAACTGAACAAGAAGAAAGAGAACATCTGGAGGTTATTAAATCAGGAATAACCCAAACGATTCAGGCTGGTCAGCAGCTGGCTAAAAGGAAAGCGGCTGAACTGCTGGAACAGAAAACCTATTTGCGGGACAATAAAGAAGAAAAGGCCATCCTGCACCAATCAGTTACACAGATGGCTGGCAGCGGAGAAGCCGCTCTGGCGAAAGTAAAACAGTTACAGCGACTGTTGCAGACACCTTATTTTGGAAGAATAGATTTTAAAGAGAAGGAACATACGTCTGCACAACCGGTATATATCGGAGTTTGCGCGCTGAAAGACCCTGATTCCCATTCCAATCTTGTATATGACTGGAGAGCGCCGGTCAGCAGTATGTTCTATGATTTTGAGACCGGCACCGCATTTTATCAGGCACCTGCCGGTGAAAGAAAAGGTGAAATCACACTTAAAAGACAATACCGGATCAAAGACGGACAGCTGGAGTTTATGATAGACACTGCTGCCCATATTTATGATGAACTGTTGCAGCGGGAGCTGAGCAATCGTTCTGATGAGAAGATGAAAAACATCGTAGCTACCATCCAGAAAGACCAACATGCGGTCATCCGTGAAGAAGAAGCTCCGGTACTGGTGATCCAGGGTGTGGCTGGTTCCGGAAAAACCTCCATCGCGCTGCATCGTATCGCTTTCCTGCTCTATAAACACCGGGAAAACATCTCCTCAAATGATATCCTGATTTTATCTCCCAATAAAATATTTTCCGATTATATTTCTAATGTTCTTCCGGAGCTGGGTGAGGAAAATATTCCTGAAACAAGTATAGGCAGACTGGTGAATGAACTGTTGAATAATAAATATGTTTTTCAAACCCTTTTTGAACAAACCAGTACTCTGATGGAAAACAAGGATGCAGGTTTGAGTGAACGAACCAACTTCAAATCATCCTTTGACTTTCTTCATTCGCTAAATGAATATGCAGTATACCTGAATAATCATTTTTTTCAGCCGGAAGCCTTGCCAGTAGGGAGATATCTCATACCGTCAACAGTAGTGGCAGAACAATACGCATCTTATCACCGGCTTCCCTTATTGAAACGAATCCCGGAAACTGCCGGCGCAATCGTGCGGTATTTACAATATAAACATGGATATGAAGCAACAGCGGCCGACAAATCGCTGATTAAAAAAGCGCTTACCGCTATGTCGGGAAGTACCAACGTGTTGCAGTTATACAAAGCTTTTTTTACCTGGTGCGGAAAACCAGGCCTCTTTAAAATGTTGCCGGGGAAAGTATTAGAGCACCCCGATGCTTTTGGCCTGGCTTATCTCAGCATCTGCCTGGAAGGTGTCCGGCACAACCGGAAAGTAAAACACCTGCTGATAGATGAAATGCAGGATTATATACCGGTGCAATATGCGATCATATCCAAGCTGTTCAGCTGCAAACTCACGTTGCTGGGAGATATCAACCAGTCGCTGAATCCGGCTGGTAAAATGGGGCTTGATATCTTTAAGAAACTTTTTCCTCAATCACAGCAGGTGAAACTGAATAAAAGTTACCGCTCTACTTTTGAGATCATTTGTTTCGCGCAACAAATTGCCCCCAACAGTGAGCTGATCCCTGTAGAAAGGCATGGCAAGGTACCGGGGATTTACATCGAAAAAGACCCTGCTGCTGAAGTAACGCGCATCCATACACTGATAATGGAGTTTGCAAAAAACAATAGTTATAAGTCCCTGGCCATTATCTGCAAAACAGAAAAAGAAGCCGCTGCCATGATGGAGACCTTGACGCATTTACGAGTCCCGGTGTCCTTGTTGACTGCTGCCAGTAACAAATTCACAGACGGGGTGATGGTGATCAGCGCCCACCTGGCCAAAGGGCTTGAATTTGATAAGGTGATCATTCCCATGGTTACAGAAAAAAACTATCAAACAGATATGGACAGAAGTATGCTGTACATTGCCTGTACAAGGGCGATGCACGAGCTGGATATCACTTGTTCGGGCCGGATTGCAGCCTGTTTACAGGTTCTGTAA
- a CDS encoding DUF1543 domain-containing protein, with the protein MEDLKLYMLLLGCDLPGRHTEQHDVFFGVARKVSDLVPDLKAFWPEAGEKLHVDGWREVSHVNNYRITVVPRTETVDNPEQLYFLNLGGYKPGEMEEFHYKLLSVNKDIGAAIRDAKETTFYKHTAFATATSHVDDKYGVDVDDIIPVKDILPAHVRAQYQLKLTPVEDTVTDELYLGYFQLHKL; encoded by the coding sequence ATGGAAGATTTAAAACTTTATATGCTGTTGCTGGGCTGTGATTTGCCTGGCCGTCATACAGAACAACATGATGTATTTTTTGGTGTTGCACGCAAGGTGAGCGACCTGGTGCCGGACCTGAAGGCTTTCTGGCCGGAAGCCGGTGAAAAGCTGCATGTTGACGGATGGAGGGAAGTATCACATGTGAACAACTACCGCATCACCGTAGTGCCCAGAACAGAAACAGTGGACAATCCCGAACAACTGTACTTCCTGAATCTGGGAGGTTATAAACCGGGAGAAATGGAAGAGTTTCACTATAAGCTCCTGAGTGTTAACAAAGATATTGGTGCTGCCATCCGGGATGCCAAAGAAACCACTTTCTACAAACATACCGCCTTTGCTACCGCTACTTCCCATGTAGATGATAAGTACGGCGTAGACGTAGATGATATTATACCGGTGAAGGATATACTCCCTGCCCATGTGAGGGCACAGTATCAACTGAAACTAACACCTGTGGAAGATACCGTTACAGATGAATTGTATCTGGGGTATTTTCAGTTGCACAAATTATAA
- a CDS encoding TlpA disulfide reductase family protein: MKKVFLICAALTAMNHLYAQKAGVTITGKVPAIFNGEYIFLSKGAGFKSNVLDSAKVEKGSFALAYPLEDTIQGSIRVSKKTDGKFYYGSRTLFLKPGDNVSLTAKDTSVANVFESIALKGTPLTQQYDQLQGSLKKVNDSLQVVRGAAMSRMRAWQEGKLIDTAAEIASRQVMDNLLKQKSDITDVFIDAHPDYYISLLAFKESLGSRVKDVPAAQQRLSKFTPALRNSTFGLGIKDLLNASAKLGINQQAPDFASKTPDGKTLKLSDLKGKYVLLDFWASWCGPCRAENPNVAKAYNQYKDKNFTVLGVSLDREGAHDKWTEAIEKDGLTWHHVSDLKWWNADAAKLYLIHSIPQNFLIDPNGRIIAQNLRGEALQQELEKLIH, from the coding sequence ATGAAAAAAGTTTTTCTTATTTGTGCTGCCCTGACAGCCATGAACCACCTGTATGCGCAGAAGGCCGGTGTGACCATTACCGGTAAAGTACCAGCTATCTTCAACGGTGAGTATATTTTTCTGAGCAAAGGCGCCGGTTTTAAGAGTAACGTACTGGATTCTGCTAAAGTAGAGAAGGGTTCTTTCGCCCTTGCATACCCGCTGGAAGACACCATCCAAGGCAGTATACGTGTAAGCAAAAAGACAGATGGTAAGTTTTACTATGGAAGCAGGACTTTATTCCTGAAGCCCGGTGACAACGTATCACTGACCGCGAAAGACACTTCTGTTGCCAATGTATTTGAAAGCATTGCGCTGAAAGGCACTCCGCTGACCCAGCAGTATGACCAGTTACAAGGCTCCCTTAAAAAAGTGAATGACAGCCTGCAGGTGGTAAGGGGCGCAGCGATGAGCCGGATGCGGGCATGGCAAGAAGGTAAACTGATTGACACCGCTGCGGAAATAGCTTCCAGACAGGTGATGGACAACCTGTTGAAACAAAAGTCTGATATCACCGATGTTTTTATTGATGCACATCCTGATTATTATATCAGTCTGCTGGCTTTCAAGGAAAGCCTGGGTTCCCGCGTAAAAGACGTTCCGGCAGCGCAGCAACGTCTGAGCAAGTTTACACCGGCACTGCGTAATTCCACTTTCGGTCTGGGTATTAAAGACTTACTGAATGCTTCTGCCAAACTGGGCATCAACCAGCAGGCGCCGGATTTTGCGTCTAAAACACCCGATGGGAAAACGCTGAAGCTGTCTGATCTGAAAGGTAAATATGTGCTGCTGGATTTCTGGGCCAGCTGGTGCGGACCTTGCCGGGCTGAGAACCCTAATGTGGCAAAGGCTTACAACCAATATAAAGACAAGAACTTTACCGTGCTGGGTGTTTCCCTCGACCGTGAAGGTGCACATGATAAATGGACAGAAGCTATTGAGAAAGATGGTCTTACCTGGCACCATGTGAGTGATCTGAAATGGTGGAATGCAGATGCGGCTAAACTGTATCTTATTCATTCCATTCCTCAGAACTTCCTGATAGACCCCAATGGCCGTATCATTGCGCAAAACCTGCGTGGAGAGGCTTTACAGCAGGAGCTGGAGAAATTAATCCACTAA